In Balaenoptera acutorostrata chromosome 8, mBalAcu1.1, whole genome shotgun sequence, the genomic stretch AGATGGAGCCTCTGAACAGCACGCATGCCAGCACCGTAGCCCCCAGCGGCCCCCTCGAGTCCCATGTGCCGGGCAGTGGCAGCGGCAACGGCAACGAATACTTCTACGTTCTGGTGGTCATGTCCTTCTACGGCATTTTCTTGATTGGAATCATGCTGGGCTACGTGAAATCCAAGAGGCGGGAGAAGAAATCCAGCCTCCTGCTGCTGTACAAAGACGAAGAGAGGCTCTGGGGGGAGGCCATGAAGCCGCTGCCCACCGCGTCCGGCCTGAGGGCGGTGCAGGTGCCCACGATGCTGAACGCGCTGCAGGAGAGCGTGGCGCCCGCGCTGTCCTGCACGCTCTGCTCCGTGGAAGGAGACAGCGTGAGCTCCGAGTCCTCCTCGCCCGACGTGCACCTCACCATCCAGGAGGAGGGGGCGGACGACGAGCTGGAGGAGACTTCGGAGACGCCCCTCAACGAAAGCAGCGAAGGCTCCTCGGAGAACATCCACCAGAATTCCTAGCACCCCTAGGACCTCTGGAGGTGGCCCCATCAGCCAGCACCCTTAGAGCGAGGGAGGGCACTTTTCGTGTCTGGTTTCACCTTTGCAGGGCAACTGCCACTTTCAGGAGACCCTCGGCAAGCCCCTGAATTGGGGGGGGGCATGGGGGACAAGGCTCAGGCGGAGACAGCAGCAGCCCGCAGTCCACGACGCGCCACCGAAAAAGCCCTGAAGATGTGCAGTGTGTACCTTTCCTTGGGATCTGGGGGTCGGGGTACCTGTGCAGAATTGGGCAGGTCGATGTGCTTGCGGTTGTTTCCTCACGGGATGCCCTGGGTAACACCTGCAGCATCTGCCCACTCCCAGGGCTGCCAAATGCCTAGGGCATCCTGAGGGACTAGTTTCGATTTGACAATTTGCCTAGAGCTTTGTTCTTCTACATCTGATTGGCTGTAAGTACCTCTAATGTGAACCTGTGGTTTTAGTTCCCCCTCGGGTTTCAGAGCTTCTCTTAGAGGTCTTTTGGGTTAGAGGGGGGATATTTGACAGAGGACTTTTGATGGGAGGAAGCTGGAGATCTGAATCTGGTCCATTTGCATTCTGTAAGGAAAAAATAGGCAATTTTTAAACCTGTTAACGTTGGCTGGGATTATAAGACTAATCTGCTATTTTGACCCTTTGTCTAACCTGTGACTTTGAACTCTGATCTGGGACCATCCAGCATCACATGCTGACATGACATTTTTTTTGCTTGGAAGGGCTTCCCCAGAATCTAACCTGCACTCCGAATGGCCATGCAAGGAAGCTTCCCAATCTTTCCAGAAGGGGTGATGGTGAGGTTGAACAAACCCAAACCGTTAGCTCCGCTGCTACTTTTTTTCCCAGCCCAgttttctgagctgggagaggATATAATGTGGGCCTCCACAACATGGCATTTCGTCACGTAGCTGAGACTTAGAAGGGCATACTCCGATGAGATTGTGCAGAGCTGGGGTCCAAGTTCTCTGTTTCTTAATCCCAAGCCCCGAATCTGATTTGCTGTGTGGTCCTGGGCATGTCATCAAGCGGCTTACTGCCTTCCTGAGACTCCTGGTGATCTAGATCCCCAGAGGGCTGGGAGGATGTCTTTAGATTTTAAGACTCTGTGATAAATCCTACATGGCCTGGTGTGAGGAAGTTTGGACAAAATATTTCCCCCTTGGCCAGTTCGTCTGAAAAAGGATCTGCTTACTTAAAGGGGCAGTTGGAGACTGAGAACACATGTAGCTGGGAAATCCAGGGTGAATCACTAACCAATCCCTGCTGTCACTTTCCCAGCAGTGAATCAAAGAGGCAGATACCACATTTTACTCTGCAGGGCTGTCTGGGTAGCGGACTATTAACGCTCCAGTTAAGGGAATGAGACATCTAAGAGAAAATGCTCAGGAATGCTTGGTAATGTTGCCCTGTATTCCTGTGGTCAGTCGCTTTGCAGCAGACTCTTTAGGCCCTTGAAGACAAGGcagaagagaaacacaccaaaaggTCAAATTTAAttccagtaaaaacaaaaactttttttttttttttttaatacgctCTCCCCGGATTGGAGACAGCAATAACTACTGTTCCCATGGAAGGGTTAACAGTGTAGGAGCTGGTTTATCAGTTTGCCTTAACACAGTGCTAGAGGAAATTTATGTTTGGGGGAAAAAGGGCCCTCCGTTCACTTTAAAATTCAGAGTGTGGATTTACTCCAAAGGGGGCTGTTTAAGGTGAAAGAAGCCAAGTTAAGTTTGGCCCCTTGCCTGGAATCACTTGAATTCTGAAACTTTACTGCGATGGACATGTGCGTTGTCACATTTTCCATTGCTTAATCCTGAAGTTTGGTGCAAGTCTATCTGCGCCTATTAAAAAGTGATGTATATACTTCCTTCTTATTCTATTAAGTTGTATAAAATTGTCTTCTGTATTTAACAGTttgtaattttcacaatattttttaatttaaataaacacattttcccTAGGAAGTTATGAGTTTTCTTTGATCCGTCGGTATAACTCCTAATTTCTAAGACATCCCAGACGCATTTTTCCAAGCCATCTCTGAATCTGGGTCATCTTCCAAGTCAGACTCCCATGAAGGCGTATCTTATTTCTGCCTAAATCATAAAGTGAGCAGGGCCAGGtttttccttcctttgatatgctttgcaatgaataaaaaataagctGTACATAGGTCTTACATccacttctgtttttaaatttggtGGCCATGGGGTGAACACGCAGTGACATTGCAACTTGTTGTGGAGATGTTCCTCCAAATTTGGTTGCAAGAAAACCTTTGATTTACATGTTGCCTGGACAAATATTATCCACACGTGGCCACAGAGGCACAGACTAATGCGCAGGGAACTGCTGTATATAGATGTTGTATATACATtcgtatacacatatacataatggGGAGGGCGATTTTTGTGTATACACAAGCTTACGAACATACCTAAGCACACAGGCCATGAGTTAGGATTGGCCCTCCCTCCTCTCACAGTCACCTCCACGCGAAGACTGACTGCCTAGGTTCCTCCCCCTGGTCTTGCTATAGCTCTGAGCACAGCCAGCCTGTCTCCTTTAAGATTTTATTTGCGCAGTTAGAAACGCTAAAGAAAAATTACCCAAACCGGTGACCCATTTTGAATTAAGCAGATGGTAGAGAGTGGCCTGACGTTTATGTGTCTCCGTTTCCTGTgtgtttggtttttctgtttgAAGTAGATGTTTCCCTTAGGTTCACAAATAACTGTCTCCCTGAAGGATTTATCTGGCAAAGGTACAGAGGAGCCTGGATGCTTCCCAAAGCATCTCAAGCATCTCGATCCACCGGTTGGTACTTTGACAACGTAAGATgagaagattattttaaaagacaaggaAGCTCTTCAAATTGATCCCAGCTTAATGCCATTCTTGGGGAGGAAATAGTTAAGGAAAAAACTTTTTACCATGGGCGGAAGAAGAGGGAATTCTAAACTCTAATTGTCCTAAAAATATGCAGAGTACACTATGTCGTTTTAACggaatatttgttttcttaaaaaaagcaaaaaacaaaaaaacttctaaGCAGAACCTAAGGCCCAAGGGGTTTAGTCTGTGTGGATTTACTCATGCATGTGAGAAACTGAGAAGGGAATTTGGCCCCGTGCACCTAGGATATTAGAACCATATTTTAAAGCACTTAAATGTTAGGGATGAGGTAAATGGATCGTCCTGCTTGCTGCATGCTGTTCTAATTACACCTTTGTACGTCAAAGTCAGGCAGGGATGCTGCAGagaaaaagatttctttcatGGGCAGAATCATGGGATCAAAACCACCAGGAAAGGCTGAAGCTGGGCCAAGGAGTGAGTGCTCTTGGCCTGTGATTCTGGTTGGAAAGTAGACCCCATGGTACATTTGAGAGCTGCAACTGGAGGGTTTTGTGGTCAGGCACGCACTCTCAGGGCTCAGCTGAAGAAGGGTCATTTATCATCCTATAAAACGCTGCTCTGATCCTAGACATAGTGGAACAGACAGAACATGGAGCTTACAACGCAATGAATTCTCTAGTTTGAGAGCATACATTTGCTTAATCATTTCACCCAGAATCCAGGCACCCTGTTGGAGGAAATCACAGGGAGTATCATGGGTCATGGGACAGGAGGTGGAATCCAGGGCTGGAGGGACCCATGTCAGCTGATTGACCAGGCACGGGCTGGACCACAGGAAGGCAGGGCGGAAGTGGGGCTTCAGTAGAGGCTGCCATGTTGCTCTGTAGCTCTGGAGAAGGTACCCATCCTCTCTGACATGCAGGCTCTGTCTTTCAACATCAGGACATGCAGGCCTTCCTCTTCGGGGAGCTGCTAATGAAAAGCATGGCGAAGCATCCTGAGCAATACTGAACACAGCATGAAACTTAAAAGGAACTAATGGAAAAGCAGCTCCAggcttctccttttaaaaatgtatcctgggcatacatctgcaAACCTCCTCTTCTGTGCGTGGTTTCCTCAGGAGACAGCGGTGTTCAGGGAAAGGACACAATTTGCCAAAGGAGAAGGGTCATAAGAGAGAAAAACCACTGTTCAATTCTGCCTTTCCCCGTTTCTGAAATATTTCCTCCCACATAAGAAGGAACAGTTTGGGATGTGAGCTGTTACCATGGAGATAGCCAGCCAAGGTCACTTGTTTGAAGGAGCCCACGTGAAGGCCCCACGGCACTGAATCATTACGGCGACTTTATGAAGTTGGGATTTGGTCCTTGACTCAGACAGCAAGCTTTGAGCCCGCAGCAGCCTCCATTCATGGCACGGAGGAGGGGACGCAGGgagaacagacacacacacacacacacacacacaccaccctgcACAGCTCCATCACCCATCATTCTCCTTGCACTTCCCGTGCCCCATTCAATATGGGGCAAGATTTTGTTCTCCCAActctaggaatttattttcttacgttgaagtttttttttttttttttgctaagaaaCATGATCAAAGAATCCTTCACATAAGTAGCTATACATTTTTCTGTCCTTAATGGTTTTTCACCCCCTGTTCCAGATGGTGAATGACATGTTCTCTCTCGTCTTAGTCAattctggctgctgtaacaaagtaccatattCTGGGTGGCTGAGAGAGAGCagacatttattcctcacagttctggaagcgcTAGCATGGATGCGCTCTGGTGAGGACCCTTTTCTGGTCTGCAGGTGGCTGACTCCTCattgtgtcctcacgtggccgaAGGAGAGCAAGCtagctctctggcctcttcttctaagagcactaatctcattcatgagggctccaccttcatgacctaatgaccttcaaaggccctatctccaaattccatcacactggggattagattcaacatatgaatgttgGGGGGATGCAAATATTCAGTCCATCTCTTTTCCCAACCTCCCTCCCTGTTATCCCCTCTCACTTCCTTCCATTacacaaaaggaaggaaaaaccgAGTAACCACAATGCATAATAAGCTCTTACTACATGCCAAGCATATACTTCACCCAGTTGTTACAATCCTATGCTTTAAGCTTCTACTTTCTTCTAGGTACTTCACTAAATGCTGGGGAAAATGTAACACCTGCCCAATCCCCCAAGAGGCCACGGTTTCCATGTAGacaaattccaataaaaataccTCTGATTCTGGTTAATTTATAACATTAGTTGAGAATTTCTGTGTGCAGGGTCTTCTGGATGTCAGAATACACAGCTTGTATCTTTGAACAGTTTGAGGGCACAGTGGTGTTATTAAATGGACAAAATATACTGTTTACCTAATATTTGCTTTGCTCTGTGATGGGTGCTTTCCTCTTGATGATCTTATTTAATCGTCCCAAGGAAACTCTGAGCTAGGTCTCTAATACTCTTAATGTACATATGAAAGTTTAGGCTCAAGGAAGTTGCAGGTCAATGCAATGAATGATCAGGGTTCCAATGAAGGTCTTTTGATATACAATCTGGTGTTCTTTAAATCACTAGGAAGCAGAGAGACTCAGAATCTAGTCTCGTCCCAGGCATTAGGCAACTCTGTGACATTACATATGTTGCTCAACCTTCTGGGCATGTTTCACATTTCCTGACTAGTAACATGGAGATAGTAATATCTTCCCTCCTGACTTCCAAACATTGTCAGAACTGCTTAGGAAGCAGCTGGAAAAATACAAAGTCTTCTTATAGGGACACTAATCTCTTTGTCTTGGATAGGAGGCTGTGTGTAGACATCACTAGCATTCATCAATATCCAGTTCTTCTCCCCTTCTGAGAACACAGAAATTTCCACTTCTCAACCCCttctcttgcccctcctcccctacCACCAGGGGTCGAGCAGGGATGTAAACTCATTCTGCTTGACGTAAACTGAGTGGGAGTGATGTACGTCACATGTGAGTTGAGTCAGGGAAAAGCCCATGTATGATTCTCTAGTTGTCCTCTTTACCTGCATGTTATCAGTGAGACCATATGTTCCAGATGGTACGAATAATAGGTAAAGCCTGTGTCAGCCTGGAAGAGTGAGTTACTACATAGAAGTCAATTGCTCTGGAGAGTTGCCCAAACTTACAGCTGGCTTTACAAGAAGCAGCAATAATCTAAGTTTTGGTAAATATTGAGACATTGGGGTTCCTTGCAGTTTCAGCATAACCTTACCCATTAGATTAATACAGAGTATGATCACATTAAAGAGACAGAATGTTGGAAGGTGACTTCTAGATTATCTAACCCATCCCCTTTGTTTAATGATGGGGAAATTAAGATTCATAGTAGTTATGTGACGTGTTCAAAGTCACAAGGGGAGACAGGAGCAGAAGTGGGGTTACAACCCAGGTCTCCTAACGGTTGGTTCTAATCCCCATGGCGGGTATGGCCATGGAGGCCTTTGCCATGGCTTAGTGAAAGCAAAATACCTAGAGAGTCTTCTCCCTTGAGCTCCTCACCTTGATCTTCTCTGAGCAGCACTGAGTCACTGGTACTGCCTCTATTTACTGGTCCCACAACCCCTGCTGAGAAGTAGCTTCTTTTTTCCTAGCACTTACTGCCCTTTGTGGAAGGATGGATCTGAGCAGGCAGAAGTAAACACATTCCCCCAAAGCAGTGCAATGTGACATTAATGGAAACTTTAATAAAAGGGAAGAAGCTGTAAATAGGAGGAGGGAAATAATCAAACAGGGTTGAATGTAATTGTCCTGCACACAGCTTACTGGGTTttggcttttggttttatttttggcatGTTTTGGCTTAGCTCCAGTGCCAGAGTGGGTCACTGGCAGGCCCCAGTGCTCCCAGGACTGATGTGCCTGGGTTCCTGGCAATGATCCTTGCAGGTAAACCCTGAAAGTTCAGCTCCAGATTGGGGTTGCACATGATGCAGAAACCAATAGACATCtcattgattattatttttatattcttagcCCTGATATGGAAGGAATGATTTCTCTCTCATCTCGATCTTCCTTTTTCACTTAGAACTTCTCCCAAAGAATGGGACATGGCGCTTGGATAGAcagattctgtttctttttcaaaattttcttctttctatattCCCATCACATTATCCTCATGCCTCAATTACAGCAGAAGTCATACTCTTTCCCATAAGATTATCCACCTTGTGAGAGCCAGAATCATACGTTATTATTTTGTAGTTAGTACCTAGTTTGGGCTGGAATTCCTCAGGAGTCTCTCTTACCATGTTCTTTTCTTTGTATCATGTTTTCTCCTTGGGGGATCTCATTCACCCTCAAATCTTCAACTAATATGTAAATCATTAAAACAACCACCTGTCTAGTGCTTACCAAGTGCCAGTCATTGTTCTCATGATATTTAATTCTCATGGAAATTTAAGATATAGGGATTTTAAAGCCCATTctaaaaatgaggaaagtgaggcatagAGAGATTGAGAACATTGACAAGGTTCACAGAGTGAGCTGTAGaactgggatttgagcccagcaATCTGGTTACAGAGTTAATGCCATGGACAACCTGCTCTactgtctctctgtctccaagTCCCAATCATTCAGTTCTCGCCTAGAAGTCTCTCATGGGCATCAATGCCTGTGGCTCTATTCACCTGATGTCCCATGAGCACTTCAAATTCCTGTCATCGAAACTCAAACTCATTACCTTTCCTCGTAAACCTGTCCCCCAACTTACATTTTTACCGATGTGTCTATCCTTTACCTTATATCCCAGGCCCTCTCTGCAACCTCTTTCCATCAGCATGGTCATTATTTACCCCCAaagtatttctttcatcaggaaaatactgaggaccagagaaatgttaaaagaggaaaagataaCATGAGCAGAACTGTGCTTACATAAAAAGTAGTTTAATATTTAGGATtgcatgtgctaggcactggctGTGTAAAAAATATCCAGTCTCTGTCATCCTGGTATTTAGAATCTTCCCCATTCTGTAagataaatcaaagaagacaGAGGAGGGAGGTAAAGAAAACAGGATTCCTGGTGACAGGTGAGAGGTGCCTGGAATGGGGCAATGGCAGGTGAAATGGAGACATAGAAGCTAGAAATAAGGAGGAGTTGAAATTGACGAGAGTTCACAGCTCCTTCAATGTTAGAGACGAAGAAGAGCGTGGGAATGAAAGATGACTCTAATGTTTTGAGTCTGCATAATTGAGACGGCGGAAGCGCAAACAATAAAAATGGGCAGTAAATCC encodes the following:
- the KCNE4 gene encoding potassium voltage-gated channel subfamily E member 4 translates to MLKMEPLNSTHASTVAPSGPLESHVPGSGSGNGNEYFYVLVVMSFYGIFLIGIMLGYVKSKRREKKSSLLLLYKDEERLWGEAMKPLPTASGLRAVQVPTMLNALQESVAPALSCTLCSVEGDSVSSESSSPDVHLTIQEEGADDELEETSETPLNESSEGSSENIHQNS